One genomic segment of Misgurnus anguillicaudatus chromosome 25, ASM2758022v2, whole genome shotgun sequence includes these proteins:
- the LOC129426348 gene encoding uncharacterized protein: MSAPSSPVSSSSTSSSPTSSSPTSLTSPSPDMIAELKAENEALKMELDNLKTSVISQMPKLLSTMCKLEKWLEVKEQSPFQQLASPSTIQESLEIYPDSGVCVPKNVLWSANHANTPTTMARMLLIGVFDIDTLLKSNLRGGTSKKGSAGETKEALDRIKIYATMNAVIQKFPGTTRGQFGVAINQKVTELRASKKTLET, translated from the exons ATGTCAGCTCCATCTTCACCTGTCTCATCGTCATCTACATCATCGTCACCTACATCATCGTCACCTACATCACTTACCTCACCTTCTCCTGACATGATAGCAGAATTAAAGGCAGAAAATGAAGCCCTCAAAATGGAGTTAGACAACTTGAAAACAAGTGTTATCAGTC AAATGCCAAAACTTCTCAGCACAATGTGCAAGTTGGAAAAATGGCTTGAAGTGAAGGAGCAGAGCCCATTCCAACAACTGGCATCACCTTCTACCATACAGGAATCT CTTGAAATTTACCCAGACTCAGGAGTCTGTGTGCCGAAAAATGTGTTGTGGTCAGCTAACCATGCAAACACCCCAACGACCATGGCACGGATGCTTCTAATTGGAGTGTTTGATATAGATACACTTCTAAAAAGCAATCTCAGAG GTGGCACTTCCAAAAAAGGCAGTGCTGGGGAAACAAAGGAGGCACTGGACAGAATCAAAATTTATGCAACAATGA atgCAGTAATCCAGAAATTTCCTGGAACCACCAGAGGCCAATTCGGGGTGGCTATTAATCAAAAGGTAACTGAGCTGCGGGCATCCAAAAAGACTC